Proteins found in one Campylobacter sp. MIT 12-8780 genomic segment:
- a CDS encoding TrbM/KikA/MpfK family conjugal transfer protein, which produces MKKKLFTLFAGLFLMISSIKAIELEYLKGDEASACEAMLCLASPVKPPECSAAIARYFSIKFKKPWKTIQARKDFLKLCPTSSSDDIEMSKYVNDILPNLDGECSIDLLNSRAEKVILRVIEVCEGSGSDRTCRKVNIYGYRTNPQPTQACALLSQSSYTNYNLKYTCNSTFYEESDWLNGYTKQKVSKQEFDTLANNERTTESIKIGFNKQEIVYYKKIPIKKDCWINEGK; this is translated from the coding sequence ATGAAAAAGAAGTTATTTACATTATTTGCAGGTTTATTTTTAATGATTTCTAGCATAAAAGCTATAGAGCTTGAGTATTTAAAAGGCGATGAAGCAAGTGCTTGCGAAGCTATGCTTTGCTTGGCAAGTCCTGTTAAACCACCTGAATGCAGTGCTGCTATTGCTAGATATTTTTCAATAAAGTTTAAAAAGCCGTGGAAAACCATACAAGCAAGAAAAGATTTTTTAAAACTTTGTCCTACGAGCTCAAGCGATGATATAGAAATGAGTAAATATGTAAATGATATTTTACCGAATTTAGATGGTGAATGCTCGATAGATTTGCTCAATAGTAGAGCTGAAAAAGTGATTTTAAGAGTTATAGAAGTTTGCGAGGGAAGTGGGAGCGATAGGACTTGTCGAAAAGTAAATATTTATGGATATAGAACAAATCCTCAGCCTACACAAGCGTGTGCATTGCTTTCTCAAAGTAGCTATACAAACTACAATCTTAAATATACTTGCAATTCTACATTTTATGAAGAAAGTGATTGGCTTAATGGCTACACAAAACAAAAAGTATCCAAACAAGAATTTGATACTCTAGCAAACAATGAAAGGACTACAGAGAGCATTAAAATAGGCTTTAACAAACAAGAGATTGTTTATTATAAAAAAATTCCCATCAAAAAAGATTGCTGGATTAATGAAGGCAAATAA
- a CDS encoding type IV secretory system conjugative DNA transfer family protein, with protein MSDDKSKKLVFISILSILALIGAYVLSGALVLILNKVGFFKFFELWHFNFIFEALSKNYPKTWQSIGLASFICLFGVLCLVLLILFKNKESLFGEARFANFSEIRKMGLFGDKNNFVKRGIIIGKYGKKFLQFGGQQFVALGAPTRSGKGVGIVIPNLLHWQESAVVQDIKQECFDYTSKYRAEKLGNKVFLFNPFSTRTHRYNPFTYIDMADSENADSQLMDLANIIYPLGNDDTSKFFSQQAQNLFIGLCYLYKDLTMSEKGELFLEAYGLEVEFNFYGILQLSKGFEIIDPHTNNKLAVGFEETYKLLDEIKILGEITKRRISTYIQIDSANTKSGVMSSFNAPLSPFEGETLRLATQTSDFDLRNLRKEKMTIYIGITPDQLNNARFILNIFWSQLILLNTKELPQQNDALKYACLLVMDEFTAPGQIQIYQTSVSFIAGYNLRSLMIYQSKSQLRTPPPLGYGNEGAETLLTNHACQIFYAPREEKDAEELSKTLGNKTVSQTSRSINQGANGGGSTSTSQTHRALMLPQELREMPFEKELITIDSGKPIFCNKAFYYNDSYFMDKFKAVSPSLAKIKGIPNRKELENAILSGECNVLIPIHKSNLKGEKNVS; from the coding sequence ATGAGTGATGATAAATCAAAAAAGCTTGTATTTATAAGTATTTTATCGATTTTAGCTCTCATAGGAGCTTATGTTTTAAGTGGTGCTTTAGTGCTTATCTTAAATAAGGTAGGCTTTTTTAAGTTCTTTGAATTGTGGCATTTTAATTTTATTTTTGAAGCTTTGAGTAAAAATTACCCAAAAACTTGGCAAAGCATAGGCTTAGCCTCATTCATTTGTCTTTTTGGTGTTTTGTGTTTAGTCTTGCTTATTCTTTTCAAAAACAAAGAAAGTCTATTTGGAGAAGCTCGTTTTGCGAATTTTAGTGAAATTCGCAAAATGGGGCTTTTTGGAGATAAAAACAATTTCGTAAAAAGAGGCATAATCATAGGCAAATATGGTAAAAAATTCTTGCAATTTGGAGGACAGCAATTCGTTGCTTTAGGAGCACCAACAAGAAGCGGTAAAGGAGTGGGTATAGTTATACCAAATTTGCTCCATTGGCAAGAATCAGCAGTCGTGCAAGATATTAAACAAGAATGCTTTGATTATACAAGCAAATATAGAGCCGAGAAACTAGGAAATAAAGTTTTTTTGTTTAATCCATTTAGCACAAGAACGCACCGCTACAATCCTTTTACTTATATTGATATGGCAGATAGTGAAAATGCTGATTCTCAGCTTATGGACTTAGCAAATATCATTTATCCTTTAGGCAACGATGATACAAGCAAATTCTTTTCACAGCAAGCACAAAACCTTTTTATAGGGCTTTGTTATCTTTACAAAGATTTAACAATGAGTGAAAAAGGTGAGCTTTTCTTAGAAGCTTATGGTTTAGAAGTAGAATTTAATTTTTATGGCATTTTACAGCTTAGCAAGGGGTTTGAAATCATCGATCCTCATACAAATAATAAGCTTGCGGTTGGATTTGAAGAAACTTATAAGCTTCTTGATGAGATAAAAATCTTAGGAGAAATCACTAAAAGAAGAATAAGCACTTATATACAAATTGATTCGGCTAATACAAAAAGCGGTGTAATGTCAAGCTTTAATGCTCCGCTTTCACCTTTTGAGGGTGAAACTTTACGCCTTGCTACGCAAACAAGTGATTTCGATTTAAGAAATTTACGCAAGGAAAAAATGACTATTTACATAGGCATAACTCCTGATCAGCTTAACAATGCTAGATTTATCTTAAATATTTTTTGGAGTCAGCTCATACTATTAAACACAAAAGAGCTACCACAACAAAATGACGCTTTAAAATATGCCTGCTTGCTAGTAATGGATGAATTTACAGCACCTGGACAAATTCAAATTTATCAAACCTCTGTTTCGTTTATAGCAGGATACAATTTGCGTTCTTTAATGATTTATCAAAGCAAATCGCAACTTAGGACACCTCCACCTTTAGGATATGGAAATGAAGGTGCTGAAACTTTACTTACTAACCACGCTTGCCAAATCTTTTACGCTCCTAGAGAAGAAAAAGACGCTGAAGAGCTAAGTAAAACATTAGGCAATAAAACGGTTAGTCAAACCTCAAGAAGCATTAATCAAGGTGCAAATGGTGGAGGTAGCACAAGCACAAGCCAAACACATAGGGCATTAATGCTACCTCAAGAGCTTAGAGAAATGCCTTTTGAAAAAGAACTTATTACTATAGATAGTGGCAAACCTATATTTTGCAATAAGGCGTTTTATTACAATGACTCTTATTTTATGGATAAGTTTAAAGCTGTATCCCCAAGCCTTGCTAAGATCAAAGGCATACCAAATAGAAAAGAACTTGAAAACGCTATTTTATCTGGGGAATGTAATGTTTTAATACCGATACACAAATCAAATTTGAAAGGAGAAAAAAATGTTTCATAA
- a CDS encoding DNA topoisomerase 3, protein MRLFIAEKPDLAKAIAEGLNGEYNNTLPKNCGYIQRGNDYITWAYGHIMRLLEPHEYDEKYKIWRFEDLPIVIKDFKHKAIEDKENQLKVILRLIKNEKIKQIVHCGDADDEGQILVDEILMYSKTQKPVWRCLINDITPSAVKKEIANMRLNSEFKGMSERGFARSFADWIVGLNLTRAYTLANRAKGGEKGAITVGRVQTPILGLIVARDLENDGFKSIDYYVLNAQMNIHNIKIKTTLKVKSEEKITDINKANAIKTTCEGKQAILNISSQNKKEYPPLPYNLLTLQAEASKTLGYSAAKTLQITQSLREKHKAISYNRSDCQYLPETLYKEASKIIQALQANFSEDIGYTNVNLGIKSKAFDDSKLSAHYGIVPTETRLSLDKLSSEEKAIYTLICKRFLMQFYEPREFIAYSLNFKINELEFGASFSKTLKAGFKAFFSHISDEENVEDEIKFDINLLKNGDLANIEQVEIKKLQTKPRPLYTMTTLLKDLNSVAKYVENERIKKLLLEKDKDKKGESGGIGTPATRSDMIEKLIKQGYIEVSNDKKQVIKSTPKGKDLIKFVTPILSRPDMTALWFEYQKAIEKGETTKEAFIKSVYTSISTEIEKIKNGNFSIAGAKRIKCPECDGFLIKRKGQKGFFYGCSRYQEGCKFICMADKKGEPILKNK, encoded by the coding sequence ATGAGGCTCTTTATAGCAGAAAAACCTGATTTAGCTAAGGCTATTGCTGAGGGATTAAATGGGGAGTATAATAACACTTTACCTAAAAATTGTGGTTATATACAAAGAGGAAACGACTACATTACTTGGGCTTATGGGCATATAATGCGACTTTTAGAGCCTCACGAATATGATGAAAAATATAAAATTTGGCGTTTTGAAGACTTGCCTATTGTCATTAAGGATTTTAAACACAAAGCTATAGAAGATAAAGAAAATCAGCTCAAAGTCATTTTAAGGCTTATCAAAAATGAAAAAATAAAGCAAATTGTGCATTGTGGGGACGCAGATGATGAGGGACAAATACTTGTGGATGAAATTTTAATGTATTCAAAAACTCAAAAACCTGTTTGGCGTTGTTTGATTAATGACATTACGCCTAGTGCAGTAAAAAAAGAAATTGCAAATATGCGTTTAAATAGCGAATTTAAAGGTATGAGTGAAAGAGGATTTGCAAGAAGCTTTGCTGATTGGATTGTAGGATTAAATCTTACTCGTGCTTATACTTTAGCAAATCGTGCTAAGGGTGGCGAAAAGGGAGCGATCACAGTTGGTAGAGTTCAAACTCCAATTTTGGGGCTTATTGTGGCAAGAGATTTAGAAAATGATGGATTTAAAAGCATTGATTATTATGTTTTAAATGCTCAAATGAATATACATAATATCAAGATTAAAACTACCTTGAAAGTGAAGTCAGAAGAAAAAATTACGGATATAAACAAGGCAAATGCAATCAAAACAACTTGTGAGGGCAAGCAAGCCATTTTAAACATTAGCTCGCAAAACAAAAAAGAATATCCCCCTTTACCTTATAATCTTTTAACTTTGCAAGCTGAAGCAAGCAAAACTTTAGGATATTCTGCTGCCAAAACATTACAAATAACACAAAGCCTTAGAGAAAAACATAAAGCCATTAGCTACAATCGATCAGATTGTCAATATTTACCTGAAACCTTATACAAAGAAGCTTCAAAAATTATTCAAGCACTTCAAGCAAATTTTAGTGAAGATATAGGCTATACAAATGTAAATCTTGGCATTAAATCAAAAGCATTTGATGATAGCAAATTAAGTGCTCACTATGGTATAGTGCCTACTGAAACAAGATTGAGTTTAGATAAATTAAGTAGTGAAGAAAAAGCCATTTATACACTTATTTGCAAGCGTTTTTTAATGCAATTTTACGAACCTAGAGAGTTTATAGCTTACTCACTTAATTTTAAAATCAATGAATTAGAATTTGGAGCAAGTTTTTCTAAAACACTTAAAGCTGGATTTAAAGCTTTTTTTAGCCATATAAGTGATGAAGAAAATGTAGAAGATGAAATTAAATTTGATATAAATTTGCTTAAAAATGGTGATTTAGCAAATATAGAACAAGTCGAAATTAAAAAATTACAAACAAAGCCTCGTCCTTTATATACAATGACTACACTTTTAAAAGATTTGAACTCTGTAGCTAAATATGTTGAAAATGAAAGAATTAAAAAGCTTTTACTAGAAAAAGACAAAGACAAAAAAGGCGAAAGTGGTGGTATAGGAACGCCTGCTACTCGTAGTGATATGATAGAAAAACTCATAAAACAAGGCTATATTGAAGTCAGCAATGATAAAAAGCAAGTTATCAAATCAACTCCAAAAGGTAAAGATTTGATTAAATTTGTTACACCAATACTTTCTCGCCCTGATATGACAGCTTTATGGTTTGAATATCAAAAAGCTATCGAAAAAGGCGAAACAACCAAAGAAGCCTTTATAAAAAGCGTTTATACATCTATAAGCACGGAAATTGAAAAGATTAAAAATGGTAATTTTTCTATTGCGGGTGCAAAACGGATAAAATGCCCTGAATGTGATGGATTTTTAATCAAAAGAAAAGGGCAAAAAGGCTTTTTCTACGGTTGCTCTCGTTATCAAGAAGGTTGTAAATTCATATGTATGGCAGATAAAAAAGGTGAGCCGATTTTAAAAAATAAATAA
- a CDS encoding cag pathogenicity island Cag12 family protein: MFHKHYLTFAVAISLFIAGCAAKKPKELDDNSAQSINNALLERQYNFVPKDSFLSSFNWTYHINATKENGELLRNEQMVKVFLLAHNATKIIIVGKKDLIKEYEKYLRKNQVKALIELQDVDPIERDINTVNLLFFNQTQGDK, from the coding sequence ATGTTTCATAAACATTATTTAACATTTGCAGTTGCGATAAGTTTATTTATCGCTGGATGTGCGGCAAAAAAGCCAAAAGAGCTTGATGATAATTCAGCTCAATCAATTAACAATGCTTTGCTTGAAAGACAATACAACTTTGTGCCTAAAGATTCTTTTTTAAGTAGCTTTAATTGGACTTATCACATTAATGCTACTAAAGAAAATGGTGAGTTGCTTAGAAACGAGCAAATGGTAAAAGTATTTTTACTCGCCCACAATGCTACTAAAATCATTATTGTAGGCAAAAAAGACTTAATTAAAGAGTATGAGAAATACCTACGAAAAAATCAAGTAAAAGCTTTAATTGAGCTTCAAGATGTTGATCCCATAGAACGAGATATTAACACAGTCAATCTTTTATTTTTCAACCAAACACAAGGAGATAAATAA